GAAGGAAATCCTATAAATTCTTAAGATATTTTTGACAAAAATTATAGAGGAATCCATGTTTAAAAAGCATACAAAACAATTATTTTACACCGGACTCATTTCCTTAATCGTTTGGGGATGTGGAAGTTCCGCAGAGTATACCACCGCAAAAATGGCAATTGACAGAGAAGACTGGACTAAAGCAGAAGAATTTTTAATTAAAGCATTAGAAGTCGAACCTGAAAATCCTGAAGTATTAATTCAGCTTGGTTACCATGTTCATGCAAAAAAAGGCGAATGGGTTAAAATGAATGAAATGTTTGATCGAGCGATTGCAATAGACCCTGAGAAAAAGATTCTTAAAGTTAGTCGCCCAGTAAAAGAAATGGTTAAAAATTATAGAGGAATGTTTTGGGCGAATAATTATAATGATGCTGTTCGGAAGTTTAATGAATATAAAGGATCTAAAGATAAAGCAGTATTAGCGGAAGCAATAAACATGTTTGAAGCAACTACGACCATAGATCCTTCTGAAGGTCAAACATTCTCGATTCTTGCCACATCCTATTATGAAGCAGGAAATTCTGAAAAAGCAATTGAATATGCTAGTAAAGCGGCTGAAATGATGCCCGACGACTTTCAGGCAAATTTTGCAGTAGGACAAATTCTCTCTGTAACTGGGGATAAAGAAGCTGCATTATCCTACATTAAAAAGGCGACGGAATTAGACCCGTCCAGCACTCATGCTATTCGCCAATTGGCAACCATCTATTATGAATTGGATCAGAAAGAAAAATCGGTTGAAACCTTTGAGGCTGCCATTAAAACAGAAACAGATAAAATGTTAAAATCCGATCTGTACTTTAACCTTGGTGTTTTAAATATGCAGTTGAATAATTTTCAGGAAGCTGAAGACGCTTTTCTGTCAGCATTTGATTTGAACCCTGAAGATACAGAAGCATTGGTTGGTATGGCACAGACTTTTGAAAATGCCGAAAAATGGCGTCGGGCCTCAAAATTTTACCGTGAATTAATTACCCTTGATCCAGAAAATGCTGAACATTATAAAGGAATGGCGCGAGTGTTAATTAAACAAGGCGATCCGGATGGTGCTACCCGTTATTATAATAAAGCAAAAAAATTAGGTGGATAATTACCACTCGTAATTTAAATTTTTGATTGTAAAGCCCCCCAGAAATGAGGGGCTTTTTTTATCCAGTTTTCTGTCGTTTATTCAAATATTTGTTGAGAGCCTTATCCAAAGGCTGATCCGTAAATAACGGTACATAATCGATTTTTTGATTACGGCATCCCAGTTGGTATTTCCGTTGGAATGATTTAATTAAACTCTGGTAATCCGATCGAATATGCCAAGGCTCAGTGGTGATTGTTTCACCTGTTTCGAGATCTCGAAATTTTGTTCGGTTGCC
Above is a genomic segment from Candidatus Neomarinimicrobiota bacterium containing:
- a CDS encoding tetratricopeptide repeat protein — encoded protein: MTKIIEESMFKKHTKQLFYTGLISLIVWGCGSSAEYTTAKMAIDREDWTKAEEFLIKALEVEPENPEVLIQLGYHVHAKKGEWVKMNEMFDRAIAIDPEKKILKVSRPVKEMVKNYRGMFWANNYNDAVRKFNEYKGSKDKAVLAEAINMFEATTTIDPSEGQTFSILATSYYEAGNSEKAIEYASKAAEMMPDDFQANFAVGQILSVTGDKEAALSYIKKATELDPSSTHAIRQLATIYYELDQKEKSVETFEAAIKTETDKMLKSDLYFNLGVLNMQLNNFQEAEDAFLSAFDLNPEDTEALVGMAQTFENAEKWRRASKFYRELITLDPENAEHYKGMARVLIKQGDPDGATRYYNKAKKLGG